Proteins from a single region of Xiphophorus maculatus strain JP 163 A chromosome 22, X_maculatus-5.0-male, whole genome shotgun sequence:
- the LOC102216876 gene encoding uncharacterized protein LOC102216876 isoform X3 codes for MSEPGAEAAAGSPEFFELWRNISEVDRGKQQARKGTQQMLPTATSPGCNDLRSPRLPGSSRSRFLGSNVTESPGDVEASQDIFWDATSPTHAGRRNKNTRAVKISDIANRIAPKNIKPKVTESSLLHWMDDGAIPCTPDVPKQRARKRQSNVKDLLSLANLFDKTMQQDQETSVQQDTVTSKLRGTADVSENNVKEPRCPSLSEQAEAELRALFDSSTQGISGRLSEGSVSSQDRQDLVETFAFIDQRQSEPKSADKHSTNNLVDFEDDWDNDDLLNDSLILALTQDPSNPPKTLAKSHTNTTELASALQSTSNKKPENPCKTSFCLLQDLCPKTKTRNRSTFKLESNPHFQTMLDKEAAKFGSTAIQPKSKSTEQKHATTKTDSNPQCEKVTNGAKFFLQASSVKDVSDSLWDDGDDDALLYQVCASVERVSNSQPDEASLKLCEGQKSKGPVDGRQNMRDRHVSAESSGSSGVGANRRSSGSFIRSHSLPLTSCKTGNYQGWNIPLKGGNNKSGISQRFLGSQVDPGGDFSHGNVAMKPHPAMTRVAQNSMSQHAAFKRNVSDSAIINNKVFVSSQTAGKCSAAEIERKKQEALARRRLRMQNASKP; via the exons ATGTCGGAACCGGgggcagaagctgctgctggcagcCCTGAGTTCTTCGAGCTGTGGAGGAACATCTCTGAAGTTGACCGCGGCAAACAACAGGCCAGGAAAGGCACACAGCAGATGCTACCCACAGCAACTTCTCCTGGGTGTAacg ATCTGCGGAGTCCTCGGCTCCCAGGCAGCAGCCGCAGCAGGTTCCTTGGCTCTAACGTGACAGAGTCTCCAGGAGATGTTGAGGCTTCACAGGACATTTTCTGGGATGCCACGTCCCCTACTCACGCTG GTCGACGTAACAAGAACACCAGAGCTGTGAAAATCTCTGATATAGCTAACCGCATTGCTCCGAAG aatataaaacCCAAAGTGACCGAATCCTCGCTGCTCCACTGGATGGACGATGGCGCGATCCCTTGCACCCCTGATGTTCCGAAGCAACGAGCCCGGAAAAG ACAGAGCAATGTGAAGGATCTCCTGTCTCTTGCCAACCTGTTTGATAAAACCATGCAGCAAGATCAGGAGACTTCTGTCCAACAGGACACCGTCACCAGTAAACTTCGTGGCACTGCGGACGTCTCTGAAAACAACGTCAAAGAACCGAGGTGTCCATCTTTGTCGGAACAAGCGGAGGCAGAGCTTCGGGCTCTGTTTGACTCGTCCACCCAGGGAATCAGCGGCAGGTTGAGCGAAGGCTCGGTCTCTTCGCAAGACAGACAGGACCTAGTCGAGACTTTTGCCTTCATTGACCAGAGACAGTCAGAACCCAAATCAGCTGATAAGCACTCTACAAATAACTTGGTTGACTTTGAGGATGACTGGGACAATGACGACCTACTCAATGACTCCTTGATCTTGGCACTGACGCAAGATCCAAGCAATCCTCCTAAGACCTTAGCAAAGTCTCACACAAACACTACAGAGTTAGCTTCTGCTCTCCAGTCAACTTCGAATaagaagccggagaacccgtgtaaaacaagtttctgtttgctgcaggatCTATgtcccaaaacaaaaactagaaatCGTAGCACTTTTAAGTTGGAATCCAACCCTCACTTTCAGACCATGCTGGATAAGGAAGCTGCAAAGTTTGGTTCCACTGCTATACAACCCAAATCGAAGAGCACAGAGCAGAAACATGCTACCACAAAGACGGACTCCAATCCCCAATGTGAAAAAGTCACTAATGGGGCGAAGTTTTTTCTGCAGGCCTCTTCGGTTAAAGACGTATCGGACAGTTTATGGGACGACGGCGATGATGACGCCCTCCTCTACCAGGTATGCGCCAGCGTGGAGAGGGTTTCCAACAGCCAGCCGGATGAAGCGTCTCTGAAACTCTGTGAGGGACAAAAATCGAAAGGGCCTGTAGACGGACGCCAGAACATGAGAGATCGTCATGTCAGCGCCGAATCCTCTGGGAGTTCTGGTGTCGGTGCGAACAGACGATCATCGGGTTCTTTCATTCGTTCCCACTCTCTGCCGTTGACTTCCTGCAAAACCGGAAACTACCAAGGATGGAACATTCCTCTGAAAGGCGGCAACAACAAATCGGGGATTTCGCAAAGATTCCTGGGTAGCCAAGTTGATCCGGGTGGAGATTTCTCCCATGGCAACGTGGCTATGAAGCCTCATCCAGCGATGACCAGAGTTGCCCAGAACTCCATGTCCCAGCATGCAGCATTCAAGAGGAATGTGTCTGACTCAGCCATCATAAACAACAAAG TTTTTGTCAGCAGCCAGACTGCAGGGAAGTGCTCTGCAGCGGAGATCGAGAGGAAGAAGCAGGAGGCTTTGGCCCGGAGGCGGCTGAGAATGCAAAACGCTTCAAAACCTTAG
- the LOC102216876 gene encoding uncharacterized protein LOC102216876 isoform X2, protein MSEPGAEAAAGSPEFFELWRNISEVDRGKQQARKGTQQMLPTATSPGCNGFRTTSELTPVRTDLRSPRLPGSSRSRFLGSNVTESPGDVEASQDIFWDATSPTHAGRRNKNTRAVKISDIANRIAPKNIKPKVTESSLLHWMDDGAIPCTPDVPKQRARKRQSNVKDLLSLANLFDKTMQQDQETSVQQDTVTSKLRGTADVSENNVKEPRCPSLSEQAEAELRALFDSSTQGISGRLSEGSVSSQDRQDLVETFAFIDQRQSEPKSADKHSTNNLVDFEDDWDNDDLLNDSLILALTQDPSNPPKTLAKSHTNTTELASALQSTSNKKPENPCKTSFCLLQDLCPKTKTRNRSTFKLESNPHFQTMLDKEAAKFGSTAIQPKSKSTEQKHATTKTDSNPQCEKVTNGAKFFLQASSVKDVSDSLWDDGDDDALLYQVCASVERVSNSQPDEASLKLCEGQKSKGPVDGRQNMRDRHVSAESSGSSGVGANRRSSGSFIRSHSLPLTSCKTGNYQGWNIPLKGGNNKSGISQRFLGSQVDPGGDFSHGNVAMKPHPAMTRVAQNSMSQHAAFKRNVSDSAIINNKVFVSSQTAGKCSAAEIERKKQEALARRRLRMQNASKP, encoded by the exons ATGTCGGAACCGGgggcagaagctgctgctggcagcCCTGAGTTCTTCGAGCTGTGGAGGAACATCTCTGAAGTTGACCGCGGCAAACAACAGGCCAGGAAAGGCACACAGCAGATGCTACCCACAGCAACTTCTCCTGGGTGTAacg GTTTCAGGACAACCTCTGAGTTGACTCCTGTTCGCACAGATCTGCGGAGTCCTCGGCTCCCAGGCAGCAGCCGCAGCAGGTTCCTTGGCTCTAACGTGACAGAGTCTCCAGGAGATGTTGAGGCTTCACAGGACATTTTCTGGGATGCCACGTCCCCTACTCACGCTG GTCGACGTAACAAGAACACCAGAGCTGTGAAAATCTCTGATATAGCTAACCGCATTGCTCCGAAG aatataaaacCCAAAGTGACCGAATCCTCGCTGCTCCACTGGATGGACGATGGCGCGATCCCTTGCACCCCTGATGTTCCGAAGCAACGAGCCCGGAAAAG ACAGAGCAATGTGAAGGATCTCCTGTCTCTTGCCAACCTGTTTGATAAAACCATGCAGCAAGATCAGGAGACTTCTGTCCAACAGGACACCGTCACCAGTAAACTTCGTGGCACTGCGGACGTCTCTGAAAACAACGTCAAAGAACCGAGGTGTCCATCTTTGTCGGAACAAGCGGAGGCAGAGCTTCGGGCTCTGTTTGACTCGTCCACCCAGGGAATCAGCGGCAGGTTGAGCGAAGGCTCGGTCTCTTCGCAAGACAGACAGGACCTAGTCGAGACTTTTGCCTTCATTGACCAGAGACAGTCAGAACCCAAATCAGCTGATAAGCACTCTACAAATAACTTGGTTGACTTTGAGGATGACTGGGACAATGACGACCTACTCAATGACTCCTTGATCTTGGCACTGACGCAAGATCCAAGCAATCCTCCTAAGACCTTAGCAAAGTCTCACACAAACACTACAGAGTTAGCTTCTGCTCTCCAGTCAACTTCGAATaagaagccggagaacccgtgtaaaacaagtttctgtttgctgcaggatCTATgtcccaaaacaaaaactagaaatCGTAGCACTTTTAAGTTGGAATCCAACCCTCACTTTCAGACCATGCTGGATAAGGAAGCTGCAAAGTTTGGTTCCACTGCTATACAACCCAAATCGAAGAGCACAGAGCAGAAACATGCTACCACAAAGACGGACTCCAATCCCCAATGTGAAAAAGTCACTAATGGGGCGAAGTTTTTTCTGCAGGCCTCTTCGGTTAAAGACGTATCGGACAGTTTATGGGACGACGGCGATGATGACGCCCTCCTCTACCAGGTATGCGCCAGCGTGGAGAGGGTTTCCAACAGCCAGCCGGATGAAGCGTCTCTGAAACTCTGTGAGGGACAAAAATCGAAAGGGCCTGTAGACGGACGCCAGAACATGAGAGATCGTCATGTCAGCGCCGAATCCTCTGGGAGTTCTGGTGTCGGTGCGAACAGACGATCATCGGGTTCTTTCATTCGTTCCCACTCTCTGCCGTTGACTTCCTGCAAAACCGGAAACTACCAAGGATGGAACATTCCTCTGAAAGGCGGCAACAACAAATCGGGGATTTCGCAAAGATTCCTGGGTAGCCAAGTTGATCCGGGTGGAGATTTCTCCCATGGCAACGTGGCTATGAAGCCTCATCCAGCGATGACCAGAGTTGCCCAGAACTCCATGTCCCAGCATGCAGCATTCAAGAGGAATGTGTCTGACTCAGCCATCATAAACAACAAAG TTTTTGTCAGCAGCCAGACTGCAGGGAAGTGCTCTGCAGCGGAGATCGAGAGGAAGAAGCAGGAGGCTTTGGCCCGGAGGCGGCTGAGAATGCAAAACGCTTCAAAACCTTAG
- the LOC102216876 gene encoding uncharacterized protein LOC102216876 isoform X1 has protein sequence MSEPGAEAAAGSPEFFELWRNISEVDRGKQQARKGTQQMLPTATSPGCNGEEEEGFRTTSELTPVRTDLRSPRLPGSSRSRFLGSNVTESPGDVEASQDIFWDATSPTHAGRRNKNTRAVKISDIANRIAPKNIKPKVTESSLLHWMDDGAIPCTPDVPKQRARKRQSNVKDLLSLANLFDKTMQQDQETSVQQDTVTSKLRGTADVSENNVKEPRCPSLSEQAEAELRALFDSSTQGISGRLSEGSVSSQDRQDLVETFAFIDQRQSEPKSADKHSTNNLVDFEDDWDNDDLLNDSLILALTQDPSNPPKTLAKSHTNTTELASALQSTSNKKPENPCKTSFCLLQDLCPKTKTRNRSTFKLESNPHFQTMLDKEAAKFGSTAIQPKSKSTEQKHATTKTDSNPQCEKVTNGAKFFLQASSVKDVSDSLWDDGDDDALLYQVCASVERVSNSQPDEASLKLCEGQKSKGPVDGRQNMRDRHVSAESSGSSGVGANRRSSGSFIRSHSLPLTSCKTGNYQGWNIPLKGGNNKSGISQRFLGSQVDPGGDFSHGNVAMKPHPAMTRVAQNSMSQHAAFKRNVSDSAIINNKVFVSSQTAGKCSAAEIERKKQEALARRRLRMQNASKP, from the exons ATGTCGGAACCGGgggcagaagctgctgctggcagcCCTGAGTTCTTCGAGCTGTGGAGGAACATCTCTGAAGTTGACCGCGGCAAACAACAGGCCAGGAAAGGCACACAGCAGATGCTACCCACAGCAACTTCTCCTGGGTGTAacggtgaggaagaggaag GTTTCAGGACAACCTCTGAGTTGACTCCTGTTCGCACAGATCTGCGGAGTCCTCGGCTCCCAGGCAGCAGCCGCAGCAGGTTCCTTGGCTCTAACGTGACAGAGTCTCCAGGAGATGTTGAGGCTTCACAGGACATTTTCTGGGATGCCACGTCCCCTACTCACGCTG GTCGACGTAACAAGAACACCAGAGCTGTGAAAATCTCTGATATAGCTAACCGCATTGCTCCGAAG aatataaaacCCAAAGTGACCGAATCCTCGCTGCTCCACTGGATGGACGATGGCGCGATCCCTTGCACCCCTGATGTTCCGAAGCAACGAGCCCGGAAAAG ACAGAGCAATGTGAAGGATCTCCTGTCTCTTGCCAACCTGTTTGATAAAACCATGCAGCAAGATCAGGAGACTTCTGTCCAACAGGACACCGTCACCAGTAAACTTCGTGGCACTGCGGACGTCTCTGAAAACAACGTCAAAGAACCGAGGTGTCCATCTTTGTCGGAACAAGCGGAGGCAGAGCTTCGGGCTCTGTTTGACTCGTCCACCCAGGGAATCAGCGGCAGGTTGAGCGAAGGCTCGGTCTCTTCGCAAGACAGACAGGACCTAGTCGAGACTTTTGCCTTCATTGACCAGAGACAGTCAGAACCCAAATCAGCTGATAAGCACTCTACAAATAACTTGGTTGACTTTGAGGATGACTGGGACAATGACGACCTACTCAATGACTCCTTGATCTTGGCACTGACGCAAGATCCAAGCAATCCTCCTAAGACCTTAGCAAAGTCTCACACAAACACTACAGAGTTAGCTTCTGCTCTCCAGTCAACTTCGAATaagaagccggagaacccgtgtaaaacaagtttctgtttgctgcaggatCTATgtcccaaaacaaaaactagaaatCGTAGCACTTTTAAGTTGGAATCCAACCCTCACTTTCAGACCATGCTGGATAAGGAAGCTGCAAAGTTTGGTTCCACTGCTATACAACCCAAATCGAAGAGCACAGAGCAGAAACATGCTACCACAAAGACGGACTCCAATCCCCAATGTGAAAAAGTCACTAATGGGGCGAAGTTTTTTCTGCAGGCCTCTTCGGTTAAAGACGTATCGGACAGTTTATGGGACGACGGCGATGATGACGCCCTCCTCTACCAGGTATGCGCCAGCGTGGAGAGGGTTTCCAACAGCCAGCCGGATGAAGCGTCTCTGAAACTCTGTGAGGGACAAAAATCGAAAGGGCCTGTAGACGGACGCCAGAACATGAGAGATCGTCATGTCAGCGCCGAATCCTCTGGGAGTTCTGGTGTCGGTGCGAACAGACGATCATCGGGTTCTTTCATTCGTTCCCACTCTCTGCCGTTGACTTCCTGCAAAACCGGAAACTACCAAGGATGGAACATTCCTCTGAAAGGCGGCAACAACAAATCGGGGATTTCGCAAAGATTCCTGGGTAGCCAAGTTGATCCGGGTGGAGATTTCTCCCATGGCAACGTGGCTATGAAGCCTCATCCAGCGATGACCAGAGTTGCCCAGAACTCCATGTCCCAGCATGCAGCATTCAAGAGGAATGTGTCTGACTCAGCCATCATAAACAACAAAG TTTTTGTCAGCAGCCAGACTGCAGGGAAGTGCTCTGCAGCGGAGATCGAGAGGAAGAAGCAGGAGGCTTTGGCCCGGAGGCGGCTGAGAATGCAAAACGCTTCAAAACCTTAG